The DNA window GGAACCCGTGcatcgaaccgtgcatatccagtaggcgctgacactcatccgggttgggcttccgtagaaactccccaccgaaaatttctcggatccccttacagaactgcctaagcaccgtgaggccagtcgtctcacccatctgtaggtattcatcgaacatgtccgctggtccggcgtaggcaagctgccggattgcagcggtgcacttctgttgcgtagacagcccgatccggccagccgcatcacgccggagggtgaagcaccggtaacgctccgccaaattcgtcgctatatagtAGAACAGCCGTCgcgacatcctgaatctccggcggaatatctcgggtggataacgggggttatccacaaagtaatcatccattagacgttggtgcgcaccgacgtggtctcgtgggattgtccgccgatgagtaatggcACGAGGGATCGCATCCTCCGCAttctccgcctcctccgccaaacgggtcgcttcctcctgggcggcctggtgttgcacctgttgaatcaaAGCATTCCACCtttctctccacaaattgttcatttccgaccctaaattgtagtgagagaaatttttatagatgtagagttggaatggtgtgaaaataatgaatggagtggggtgtatttatgtgtgaattaaaatgtaaaaaaaaaaatttaatcggctatagccgcggcggtcGGTGCCGCtactataggcgccgcgcctatagccgtgtccgcccccatttcgccgcgtcctcgccccggagtcggCTGAAGCCCATCTGCCCCCTACCGCCCCCATTTCGGTGTCCGCCCCGCGGGCGGACAACTTCTCCACTATAGCCCGCCCGCCCTCCGCCCCAACCCACGGCTATGGCCGCGGGCTCcccatagtggataccctaaggATGGGGACTAAATTGATAAACcaagactcctaatggcggacggatagagtatttcTAGACTATGTAGCTTAGACGATAACTAAGATTTCATTCAAGTGTTTGTGATCAAGCGTTATTATGAATTTGGTCATCATGGTTTCTCAGACCTTGCTATACTTAGCAAATTGTAATCGcgacataaaaaaattattatattttgagCATTAATTAAAATGACGTTGATTTATCCAAAATTGACTGATTTTAGCGACACGGTATATTTGATTTTGCCACATCAATTTCAACTTTCACCATAAAAAGTAATTGCAAAATTTCGAAGACTTCTAATGTAATGTTTCAGTTTCAATAATTCACAAAAAAGTCTAACACAAAATTAATAATCTCATTCATTGGGGAATCTATTTTAAtaagtatataaataaaaatttaagaaGCATTATAGTGGACTCGAGACATTTATTTTAATGCATTAACAACTTTAACACCGTCAACTTTACCCATACAGGTGGCAAAAGGGTAATTTCAATCTCGACCAGTCGACCTGATACCCGTGCTAGTATACATGTTAATCTCGATAATGCCTGATATTATTAGTGTAGGGATCATACTTATTCCGAATTTACTATTTACCAAGACCTCTTTTTTCTTGTACAAGATAGCTCAGTCAAACTATCAACCTCGCGACTGATTTTACAAATGAACTAGCTATTACAACAGTTTATATCTATCAAACTCGGACCACGCACTCCTTGACCGGATGCGTCTCTGGACCTCCGAGTAACTTGCACACTCAAATCAATAGTCAGTAACACAAGAGAGATCCACACGGATCTAGTGCAGTAACATCAAAGAATTAGAGAAGAAGAAGCTGGAAAACACAATAGATCACAAAtatggctcagccacccgccaATAGGACAGATCTATTCATCCAGAACCAAGATCCAAGGGAGCACAGGAGGTTTCACCAGTGAATCACCTCACCACCCAGAAACCAACCCCAAACCACTCCTCTACACCGGATCTACACTTCTCACCGAACAATTCTCACAGAAAACCCTCAAaacagaaaccctagtttctcCAGAACTCAGGCAAACGAATCAGTTGCCTTCACCACCACTCACACAAGATCTAACACTCTAAAACCATGAAAGATCACAGTGGAAACAACCGGCGATCATCacaaagatgaagagagaagagGGAATCAGAAACGCTACACACAAAGAgcaagagagagagtgagaagtGAATAATGAGGCGGTGAGAGAGGAGGAAGGGTTATATACCATCCGGGATTTGGGCTAGGGCAAGTCACAAGCCCAATGTCACCTGGGCTAATAATTTCCCAAGCCCAATAATAGTCCACCAATTAATAGCCCAATACAACCAACAATTAGTATTAGCCATATACCCATTTTTAAatgttttattataaattattgttGTGAGACTCATCGGGAATAAGTATACATGGCGAATAAAAAATAAGCCaccaaaattaatactccctccgtccgcaaaaTGTTATCCATGTTTGActtggcatgagttttaagaaaagtgagtggaaaaagttaatgaaatgtatgtccacatttatatattggttttaaaatagaatgtgagtgtaataagttagtggaaagtggggaccattactaaaaatgggaaaaaaagaagCAAATTGGACAACATTTCGTGAACcgaccgaaatggcaaaactggACAACAATTcacggacggagagagtacttcTTACGTCGGTCGCTgtaaagtatgaacatttggttcggcacggattttaatgcataattgaaaaagaaagagagataaaaatagtttttgtttaaagtattgttaatggagaataggtatcacctcattagagagaaagaagtttATGAAATTAGAAGGTTCATACGTAGAGAGCACTACAAATTGGGAAATATTGTTAGCTACTATTATTGCTGGAAGAGAGAAacttttaatactccctctgtcccggctaagatgacacattccttggccgacacgagattttaggagttattggttaatatatttaattggagACAGAAAAAGtcgggtgtaagtattaaaatagagagagaaagagatatgaatattttaataggagtgggaaaaaatggttgagtgttttaattggaaagagaaagtttccaaaaaagaaaatatatcatcttagttgggacaaattaaaaagaaaaatgtgtcatcttaagtaGGACATagagagtagtattttttttatatatggcggtatattgttttttttttcacaatatCAAATCTTGATAATACTAGTAAAGAGTCGAAAAAGAATGTAATAAGCAAAACTTCAACAATCTTAGTGACAAGTATTCAAACTTGGCCAAGCTCAGCATACTCAAACTTGAAAATCTCACATTATCACACACCAATTTCGAATCGGGTACGAGAAGCTGCAATATAGGATACGGGATACCCGACACGGGTGTCGAATAATCCCGATATATTGCGGGACTAATATTGAAATAACAAATTTGACTGAAATCAGGTACCTGTACCCGACAAGTCGGTACCCGCAGGTTAAATCTCACATTATCACGCACCAATTTCGAATCGGGTACGAGAGGCTGCAATATAGGATACGGGATACCCGACACGGGTGTCGAATAATCCCGATATATTGCGGGACTAATATTGAAATAACAAATTTGACTGAAATCAGGTACCTGTACCCGACAAATCGGTACCCGCGGTAACCCGTTTCGCCATCTTTCATACAAACTTGGGATagttttatttcaattattgaaCATTGTAGAACGAAACCTAAGCAGGTGAATCAAATCCTAGTGAAGAATTTTGAGGTACATGCCTTCATCGATTGAAGATCCTCCAGATAATCGCATTGTTTTTGCGCGTTTTTCAATTTCTGTTTTTTCTTTAATCAGAAGCCAGTACGATGGCAAATTCTAGAAGCGCATCAGCGGCGATTCGCCTGAGCAGATCGGCGGCGTCAGCCTTCCGAGCGTCCAGCGCCGGCCGCCAGATTCCCCACACTCCATCCGCCGCCGGCCAATTGGCTATCGGGCGCCCCCGTGCCCTAATGTTCCCCACTGGCAGCAACATCTCTTCTTCTACCCTGTTCTCTGCGTCATGCCTCAACCGCGTAGCATCCCGCCCCTACTCCTCCTCTTCTGCCCAGGTACGTCGTTTTGGTTTCGTTTTCTAGTGACTCGGAAATGCATTATTGATTTCGTCACAATTCAACTTTTTTCGCGATTGTAGTGCTATAAGCGTAGAGTAGAAAGAGATCTGGTTGTGTAATTGTGAGTTCGATGGAGATGGCATTCGCATGATCTCTTTTTGCGCTTCTGTTTTATGTATTTGAGGAGTTTGTTTCCGTTAATGAGCTGAAAAATTTGTGATCTTATATGGAAATGTATTTCATGTCTTACAAACAGATACTCTAGTTTTCGGATTTGATTTTGCTATGGATCAGTTGCTCGAGTATATCTATTGGTTATATTCCAATTGGCCTGGGCTATTGAAATGCAAAGTCTTGTTAATCCTTCAGAATCAGAAACACAGGCTTTAGAAGGATATGCTCCTAGAACTTCTAGGGAGTGTTTACTTTTCATGATTGAGAGTATGATGTATGATTGGGTATTATTATCCTGACTACTAACATTTTTCTAATCCTACCCTTTCAATGGAATGTTAGTCAAACGAAATTATCTTAAATGATAAGAAATTTATCAAGGGTTTTGGGATGTAGTATCAAACTTCCAGTTCATCTTAGTAAATATTCCATCCgtccttgaaaagtatgaacatttggttcggcacgggttttaatgtataattggtaaagtaagagagaaaggtAAATGGTAGtataagtagtgttagtggtgCGGGTGCTCCACATCATTAGTATTGTAGTGTAATTGTATAATTTGTTAATAAAATGACGTTTAGGGGTAATGTGTTATTTAACtgttccaaaattagaaatttcataattttcagAGACGGACTAATAAGGAAAtatttcatacttttcagggacggagggagtaataggtTAGCCTATACTACTTTTATCTATCTAGGCTAGTTCTCAAATGTAAACTCGCCCCTAATGTTCTTTAGGTGCAAAAGTTCTTTATCTTTTCCTGTGCAATCTCACGACTCTGTTTAAAATGCATATCCGTGGTCAGTCTTGTCTATGCCTTTTTGACTCCCCATTTGGGCATTAGCTTCTCTCTCCATGAATGAGGTCCCTTCCGACCATGATCATCTTTGACAAAAGGCTCCACTTGTTCTCGTCATAGTTCTCATAAAATTCCTTTGAGATTATGTTGCTGAGTATATTTCTTTGTTAACACTTGTGCACCTTGTTATTTGTTTCCAAGTTATTAAGCATTAAGCAGGCCTGCTGCATTCAGTTTTCTGTAGATTTTTAAGACTATATATAGTTCATGGTAACTGTTCTAATAGAAAAGATTGGTTATTTCCAGATCCCAGGAACTAGAGCTATTCGGTCTGTACTCTGGCATATAAATGACGGAATGGAAGAGGTTCTGGCTGATTATGTTCACCATGAAATGACTCGAACATGGATCTCAATCTGTTTGAGACTGTTTGTTATAATCATGACCAAGGATGTTGTCGTGGCTGTCGCTGATCTCTGAAGGCGAATTTGTCTACGTGCAAAAGTGCCCAGTTTGAACTCCCCTCAGGCACAATATTCCTGCCTTTAGCAAGAAGGGAAATGAATAAAGTGTTCTTCAGATGACTAATCTCTGTCTGGAAATGTATGGATTCTGGTATAGATTGTTTAATAGGAAATAAAATTGATCTTGCAGAGCAAGTACGAACTTTTGGTGTGATTTCTGTTTTTGTACAGTTGCTGCATTTGCGATGCATGCATTTTTCGAAACAGAGTAGGTATGTTCTTTcgtaaaataattattagaatCCCGAAGTTGCTAGATCATGTTCTACACAGATTAGATATTATATACACCACACTGATTGCTAAACCATATTGACAGATTCCCCTTTCCTTTACATCTCCTACTCAAGTTTCCTTCAACTTTTACTATGAAAACTAAACAAAATGACCACACAATTAATTGATAGCaataatataaacaaaattatacttAAATTACATAATAACTGAGTGTAACACCTAAATGTTACTGCTACATTATAGAGCATATTTTATGGTGCTATTGCAAAATCTAATTTCCACCAATTATAAGAAGATGGTTTGTCCATTATAATTATtagttgatttaattaataaaaaaacaaaggaTAATGGAACAAACAATCCTTTATATTTGCTCTTATTTATGTCTTAACTAAATAATATGACtaaattttactattgtcattttatttcgaaaagttaaaaaaaaattgtaattcaTTCTCATCATagtagtttttaattaattattttggccATTTAATTGGATAGTGAACAGGGACATGCAAGTTGAGCATCCTTGTTAAATTGATGCGTTCAGTTATGACCTCGCTTTGCGCTTCATTCGCCAATAATCCcgatttaaatttaatttgcaaTCTCCCTAAAAACAAAGAAACACTAAGATTAGAAGCATAGGGAGATTCCAAACATATCATTACACGACTTGATTTTCTTCCTTTCAAAGAAAAGCACACATTTAAGGATTCAGATTATGTTCTTTATCTGAAAAAAGGacaataaattttcattttcaaatgaGTTCTGAGGATGGACCCTCTAAAAAGGTTTCCAGGAAACCCAGATGTAAAATCTCCTAAATTTCCCTCaaatgtatttttttgtgtTATGCATGTTACAATCTTTTTCATGGTCAattgttaaatttttatttttttgcagaTTCAAGATTTACTCAGCAAGAACTCCCCGCCTGCAAACCGATTCTTACTCCTGCATTGGTATGTTTTCTCAATCTTTGATCATTGATTATACTAATAGATTGTCTGTCTTTGATCATAATTGTTGATTTTAGGTCATTGGAATTCTCATGTGCCTTGGTAtaatcttcattccaatcggtCTGCTCGCTCTTTCCGCATCCGAGAATGTAATCATCTTCCATCTCTGATCATAAAGATTGTATTTTTTTGCTGGTTTTCatgcttttttttttgcaaaaattcaTTGGAAAACAGAAGCATATCTAGAATTCTGCTGTTCCCCATTTAAAAGATCCTAgcttgtttttgtttgtgtaaAAAATGATCAACTGTTACATGTGTATAAATTTAGGTGgttgaagtggtggaccgttaTGACGACGTGTGCATTCCATCAACTGACCAGAAGGTTGGCTTCATCAAAGATCCTGCAACAAACAAAACCTGCATCAGGACCTTCACTGTAATTAGTCTAATCTCCTTATctgtttttttatgaatttattgGTGTTGAATCTCTTGTTTCATGGCCTATTCTCACCCTACAGATTCCAAAGAAGATGAGGAAGCCAGTCTATGTGTATTACCAGCTTGACAACTTCTATCAGAATCATAGAAGGTTATTGAAATCATCGTGTTGCAATTAGATCAACGTGGACTAGTTGAAACAGAACGAAAAGGGGATTTAATTAGCTATCCTTTTGCTGGTGCAGATATGTGAAAAGCAGAAGTGACCGTCAGCTATGGAACCCCAAAGCTGAGTCTAGCACCACTCCATGCGATCCAGAAGGGCAGACAGGTGATGGTAAGCCCATTGTTCCATGTGGGCTCATTGCTTGGAGTTTGTTCAACGACACCTACATGCTGTCCAAGAACGATGCTGCTTTGCAAATTAACAAGAAAGACATTGCTTGGAGGAGCGATAGAACTCATAAATTCGGTTCCAATATCTACCCCAAGAACTTCCAGAATGGCACCTTGATTGGGGGAGGAAAACTTGATGAGAGTATACCTGTTAGTATACCTATCACTGTTTTTCTTGCAAATGTTGAGTTGTTTGTCATATGTTCTTTTGTCTGTTTTTTTACTCAAATGGGATCGTCACTATATGCCTCCATCTTGCTAGGATCATCAATTTGCATACACATATAACTTCCAAAACAGCAACTAAATCAGAAAATACACTTTCTATTTATGGTTATCTTTCTTGCACCTTTCAATCTGTTGTCATGTGTTATTTTTGTTCATTTTCTTGCAAATGATTTGCTGTCATATGTCTAAGCCTTTTGTattctttccttatttcttGCCACATTGATCTTCCGTCATATGTTTGCACGTTGATCTTTGGTTACATATGTGAAAACAGCTGAGCCAGCAAGAGGATCTGATGGTGTGGATGCGGACTTCAGCGCTGCCTACATTCAGGAAGCTATACGGGAGGATCGAGACAGACCTCGAAGCCAATGAGAAGATCACAGTGACTATACAGAACAACTACAATACATACTCCTTCAATGGGAAGAAGAAGCTGGTGATCTCAACGGCAACATGGATTGGTGGGAAGAATGACTTTATTGGCAAAATGTACATGGCTGTTGGAGGGACCAGCATTGTTCTTGGTGTCATTTTCTCACTTCTTTATGTTTTCAAGCCAAGGTAACTAACTCACCACTTTAATTTCAAGTTTTTGTATTCATTATCTCAGATTCTTGTTGTTGATCATCTCTGTGCAGGCCTTTGGGAGATCCCTCCTATCTGTCATGGAACAAGAGCCCAAACCTGGATTGACTGTTTTGTTACTTACAACAATGAAGTACTATGATTCTCTCTCTTGTTTAGAGAGAGGGGTGAAGCAGTTCTTGCAACATTTTTCATCATGGGATGGGATTGCTattcttttttcttccttttttacaAAACTTTTATCAGTACTAAAGAAAGTCATGGCTGGCGGAGAATTTCTGTTTCGAAATTATGGAGACTTTTGCTTCTTAGCTCATATTTATGCTTCATTGTATTTGCCAAGTGGGGTTTATTGCAACAAGTTGATCGAATGAAAGTGATATATTCTTGTCTTTATTACTCATTTCTTCAATTCATCTATTGTTTCTGTGTTTGTAGAGACACCTATTTTTGGAGTACAGTAAGTAAACATGTTTACACATTTCTTAATAAAATACACTTAGTACCCAACaataaaaatagtagtactactatttaattaaaCTTCAAACTATCAATTTGATACCGGATGTCAACCTGTAAGTTTTGTTTGTAGAGTGAACTTTATAAATAGTAACTATGCCGTTCGTTTGCACTCATGCGGTCCGGATGTCAACGTGTAAGTTTTGTTTGTAGAGTGAACTTCATAAATAGTAACTATGCCGTTCGTTTGCACTCATGCGGTCCTTCAGTAGTAGTCAATTAACTTAGGGTATGATTACATTATATGATAGAGTTTAACCTTCACTTTTTTAAACTCTTTTTTAGGATGAAACTATCCCCAAATCCTTCACGGATATTAAAGAAAGttgttataattttgattttgaacttatattaattaattaaattcaatcgAGCAtgacataataataataattaataattttaaaattatactattaagtttttattaataaactattaattacaaatgtaacggagtaataattattgtattgcaatgcataatttaaatacttagattaatttttttaattaaattatactattaatttgtaaataatagtaatactttgtgcaaaataattgaaattatattaaatgTCTAAATAGAAAGAATCTATATACTTAGAAAAAGAATACCTTATGAAATCTACTACTCCACTTTATCACTTTTTACTGGGGCcggtagacgtcaccacggttcgggaaccgacggttcacggttcggaaccgccggttccggttcgagaaatgatggaacctgaaccggcccggccaaggttcggcggttccggttcgtgaaccgccgaaccgtcGGTGCAaatccggttccgggccggttcggccggttcggcggttcgtttaaatttttttttgtaaatttgtaattcaagtaaaaaatgtaaatatatttgcataaataaaattagaataaagcgatgtacaaatgcaattttattgatacaaattacaacttcaaaattacaaattataactttaaaattacaaattacaacttaaaatttacaaattacaaagtAAAAATTAGAAGTTACagcttcaaaattataaattacaaaagacttaaagtcttgattacaatttacaaaattacatattcgaaacaaaggggagaaaaaagaaataaaggaaaaggacttgagctcaacttaaatttaaacttaaatttaaaatttaagttgaaatttaagttgagatgcctacgtatcacTTTGACTTTGAttttgggcaattcccttgccctgatcaccaccacgacgagatgaagacatgatataaatatttatggaaattgaaagtcgtgaagatgataacgtgaacaacgtgagagtaaagtatgagcgcaaataacgtaaacaacttgagagaatgaggatggagaatagagaaattgagattgagagagaaattcttattaacacaagaatgtggtgagtagaaatgaagaggagggggtatttataggggaaaattgtgattaaatttttttttttgaaaaaacgGCCGAACCGCCaattttccggcggttttcgtcgaatttaaaaattcaaatttttgaaattaccgttggaaccgccggtttaccaccggaaccggcggtttttcggCCGAAACCGGCTGTTTCCGTCAACGGTTTCTGACCAAACCGGCGGCCGGGGgagcggtttctgaaaaggctaggaagtaggcctgaaaaggtgtcggtaggtgtcgggaaccgccgaaccggcggttcggacccgccggttacggttcttcaatttttgtgaacctgaaccggcccggcggttcggGCAGTTCCGGtcccggttcgaaccgccggtgacgattccgggccggttcgtccgggccggttcggtttggagaccTCTAGGGGCCGGGTTAATAATAAATCATCTTTCATATCACAGAAATAAAGGGACAAACGGAAGAGCCCTAATTAAACCCTACACAAATCCAGTTGGAAAAGGAAAACAAATTTTGAATTGCTACGGAGACACGGCCAAATTACATAGTGGCCTGAAAAAATCAAGTGTTAAAATGTTGGACGAGAAAATATTTGATGTGGAGTTGAATTTGTTGGCGCTTCGAGTGCCGCGGGAGCATTGCAAGCTCGCATCACGGATTCTAAATGGGTGTGTGTATGAATAACTCCATTTATCTTGCGTTTTCTCAAATTCTATGTTgcattgattaattattgattatttttttgtttgtgtagGCATTTACTTGACAGACCACGCATCAAACCTGTAACTGAGGATCCGACGTCTGATAAGAATCGCTACCTGCTATTGTCCGAGAAGATTAAAAGTCCTGGTATTAATTATAAGAGGAAATTTTGCGGGTTTGCTTGAAAGTTTTCTAAGattgttaatttttattttagcaTTATTGAATGCTAATGGTTTGATTTTGTCAAATCCTGACAGAATTATCCGAAATTCCTGCTGGTAAAGTTGATGAACTGAAAGAGCTCTTTGAAATCCAAGTAGTTCCGTATTCAATGACACTTGGTTATTCATATTGGGCTGCAGGTAGATCATCTACATTATGAAGCTTACCAGATTAGGGCTTTTCTATTTCAGATCAACTAATAAACCAGCATTTATTCTAGGAAATGATTGTATGCTCTCATTTCACCTTCAGCTGTTCAAATTGGCATTTTTAATCCAAATttcttatctttttttattttctttgcaCAAATTGTGCTTTTGGAAGGTGTAAAACTTAGTATATAATGTCAAGTGGGAActgttttctttttatattgCATAGGTAATGTGATGCCTTAATCTGTTTTATATTAACTGGTGATTTTCAGTTTGATGTATCAGAATGATATGTATATATCGTATTTGGTTTTAGTTGCAGTTGGGTTGGATATGCTTCACTGAATTCAGTTTTGGCCCACTGGGTTCAGTTAATTTTGGTGACGATAACCTACTCATGCTGTATGCTGTTTTGGATGACCGGTACACACTAATTATCATTTTTGGATGTTAACTTTTCTTCATAACTGTGTTACAGATCATATACTAAAGCAGATTCTTCCACCTGGGCTTGATGTACCTTCATCGTTTGAGACCATAGTTAAGTATTTTATGTTTTAGCCTTCTTACATTACATCTTTtgttttatagtactattatgTAGGCTATACTGGAACCATATTGGATGAGTTGTCGTGCTTTGCAAATAGAAGATTAGGATGTCTGGTTTCCGTTaatgattataaatttataactcATTTTGCAGGTTACATTGCCCACCTCAATATACCAGATGAGTTACTCCCATACAAGGATGTTATAGCAAAAGTTATCTATGATGTATGTTAGCCTTCCAATTACTTAAATGTCATTTTGGAATctattataaaatgatactgcACAGTGTCAAATTTGGATCTGAGAAAGATCAATGGTCAAATTTGTGCTTTAGAATTTGCTCTTTTTTTGGTATAAATTCTTTTGAGAATGAGTGAGATACGAAATATTTTATGCATATACTCAATAGTACTTGGCAGAGTCTAACTTGCATATAAAGAAGTGATCTTTGAATGACCTTATTTATAAGATTTGGAACCATTTGCCATTTATTTCCCCTTTATGTCCCATTTACAGAAAAATTATCCACGAATCAAGACCATTGTCAACAAAGTTGGATCTATAACTAATGAGTTTCGTGTGCCAAAATTTGAAGTACTGGCGGGAGATTCGGATATGGTTACAGAGGTGAAGCAGT is part of the Salvia splendens isolate huo1 chromosome 6, SspV2, whole genome shotgun sequence genome and encodes:
- the LOC121807470 gene encoding succinate dehydrogenase subunit 4, mitochondrial-like, with the protein product MANSRSASAAIRLSRSAASAFRASSAGRQIPHTPSAAGQLAIGRPRALMFPTGSNISSSTLFSASCLNRVASRPYSSSSAQIPGTRAIRSVLWHINDGMEEVLADYVHHEMTRTWISICLRLFVIIMTKDVVVAVADL
- the LOC121807469 gene encoding ALA-interacting subunit 1-like, producing MSSEDGPSKKVSRKPRYSRFTQQELPACKPILTPALVIGILMCLGIIFIPIGLLALSASENVVEVVDRYDDVCIPSTDQKVGFIKDPATNKTCIRTFTIPKKMRKPVYVYYQLDNFYQNHRRYVKSRSDRQLWNPKAESSTTPCDPEGQTGDGKPIVPCGLIAWSLFNDTYMLSKNDAALQINKKDIAWRSDRTHKFGSNIYPKNFQNGTLIGGGKLDESIPLSQQEDLMVWMRTSALPTFRKLYGRIETDLEANEKITVTIQNNYNTYSFNGKKKLVISTATWIGGKNDFIGKMYMAVGGTSIVLGVIFSLLYVFKPRPLGDPSYLSWNKSPNLD